In one Papilio machaon chromosome 15, ilPapMach1.1, whole genome shotgun sequence genomic region, the following are encoded:
- the LOC106710262 gene encoding uncharacterized protein LOC106710262: MALLQYIAFFLLLTGCLSQRPSYAGSRPIGYPEIETTPASGLLGNRFGNDERVQVLPLDALNDRDLVMRISRLPIDKQPFWFINWRAVEANRRRPQTYEQRQNPFLEPINQNQGNRN; encoded by the exons ATGGCATTATTACAATACATCGCATTCTTTCTTCTCCTTACCGGCTGTTTAAGCCAAAGACCGTCATACGCTGGAAGCAGGCCGATAGGGTACCCAGAAATCGAAACGACTCCTGCATCTGGTTTACTAGGGAACAG attCGGCAACGACGAGCGAGTTCAAGTGCTACCTCTGGATGCATTAAACGACAGAGACTTGGTGATGCGCATAAGCAGATTGCCAATAGACAAACAACCATTCTGGTTCATTAACTGGAGAGCTGTGGAAGCTAACAGAAGAAGGCCACAGACTTACGAACAGAGACAAAATCCATTCCTCGAACCTATAAACCAAAATCAAGGCAATCgcaattaa
- the LOC106710225 gene encoding uncharacterized protein LOC106710225 yields MSYIQILLIAAYVGLVWSQRPFFAGSRPIGYPEVEKPSTSADELGNRFGEGTTQRLPLEAQGDRDLVDRLSKLPLDKQPFWFINWQALEAHRQRPQSYPIRPNPFAQNPIVPNNSGNFNTGDLGNRSGGANKNTSANSSSSAPPSTETIKSSTNPSTLKSQENNPKSSTSNKDAIEKKL; encoded by the exons ATGTCTTACATACAAATCTTGTTGATCGCTGCGTACGTTGGCCTGGTGTGGAGTCAACGACCTTTCTTCGCGGGTTCCCGGCCAATCGGATATCCGGAGGTGGAAAAACCATCAACGTCTGCAGATGAACTTGGAAATCG ATTTGGCGAAGGTACCACGCAAAGATTACCGCTTGAGGCTCAAGGCGACAGAGATCTAGTTGACAGATTAAGCAAACTACCATTAGATAAGCAGCCGTTCTGGTTTATCAATTGGCAGGCGCTGGAAGCTCACAGACAAAGACCGCAGTCTTATCCAATCAGACCTAATCCATTTGCTCAAAATCCTATTGTTCCTAATAACTCAGGAAACTTCAATACTGGCGACCTCGGTAACAGAAGTGGCGGTGCTAACAAAAATACTTCAGCGAATTCCAGTTCATCTGCACCTCCATCTACGGAAACCATTAAGTCTAGTACAAACCCCAGTACACTCAAATCACAAGAAAATAATCCAAAATCAAGTACTTCAAATAAGGATGCGATAGAAAAGAAGCTGTGA
- the LOC106710263 gene encoding carboxylesterase 5A, whose translation MIYAIVLLLLVSEVLSAREPKQVMIANQGMISGMYLTRFRTKRIAAYVGIPYAQPPIDYRRFTPPEYTDLPQWEGVRNATVYAPDCMQRDPKKEDVQNPLNKHDELFMKLLESQMEEPRQKEYSEDCLYLNVYIPDDFKVEGYPTMVWFHGGDFIRGSPNALNPFQLVLKQKVIFISVAYRLNIFGFFSTLDNEAPGNFGLMDQVAALHWVKNNIENFGGDPENVCIFGHDAGAVSVGLHLLSSYSSGLFQKAIAMSGNVLSPETVNIARKEITTVDKVATAFSCFRKPTFQLLDCLRRVNHQALLDIGEPISVWKPIVDMNFSNISQPFLPDLPSRLFKDEIFTPVPVLTGFTNMEDALLLDKDNSEDSGISQREFDIMREEIILSDITVDNSSCFTNQHHIQDAVAFFYKPIPPTSNETVLRKLFLDFYTDKVHGATTYQLAQFISKHAPVYLYRFDLKPFSDIANEGIPDWIAVPHNFDLIFAFGLPHLALPEDLSKWDYRDKSISDVIMKMWSNFAWYSNPTNSGVIIQWDAFEIEKPGFFIIDRQNFTMSTTANVNYKAFEFWTDFYPKVVEIGTKCCKEVIDDNGSDSTTNSKRVTLYLIVTFFVLKVLL comes from the exons ATGATTTATGCGATAGTGTTGTTATTATTAGTGTCCGAAGTTCTATCGGCTAGAGAACCGAAACAGGTTATGATAGCTAACCAAGGAATGATATCAGGGATGTATTTAACTCGGTTTCGTACCAAAAGAATAGCAGCATACGTCGGAATACCATACGCACAACCACCAATAGATTACAGAAGATTCACTCCACCGGAATACACTGATTTACCCCAATGGGAAGGTGTAAGGAACGCCACTGTGTATGCACCTGATTGTATGCAAAGAGATCCTAAGAAAGAAGATGTACAGAAccctttaaataaacatgacgAGTTGTTTATGAAACTCTTGGAATCGCAGATGGAGGAACCTAGACAAAAGGAATATTCAGAAGATTGCCTATAcctaaatgtttatattccaGACG atTTCAAAGTGGAGGGATATCCAACGATGGTGTGGTTTCATGGCGGAGACTTCATACGAGGCAGCCCTAATGCACTTAATCCCTTTcaacttgtattaaaacaaaag gtgatttttatttctgtcgCCTACCGTCTGAATATATTTGGCTTCTTTTCTACGTTAGATAATGAAGCACCTGGAAATTTTGGATTAATGGACCAAGTAGCAGCCCTACACTGGGTTAAGAATAACATTGAAAACTTTGGAGGAGATCcagaaaatgtttgtatattcGGACACGATGCGGGTGCCGTTAGTGTGGGCTTACATTTATTATCATCATATTCTTCTGGATTATTCCAAAAAGCAATAGCCATGAGTGGTAATGTACTATCACCAGAAACTGTCAACATTGctagaaaagaaataacaacgGTAGATAAGGTAGCTACCGCTTTTAGTTGCTTTAGGAAACCAACATTCCAACTTTTAGATTGCCTTAGGAGAGTCAATCATCAAGCACTTCTTGATATTGGGGAACCGATATCAGTTTGGAAGCCAATAGTTGATATGAATTTCAGTAATATTTCGCAACCTTTTTTACCTGATTTACCAAGCCGGTTATTTAAAGATGAAATTTTTACACCAGTTCCAGTTTTAACAGGATTTACAAATATGGAAGATGCTCTTTTGCTAGATAAAGATAATTCTGAGGATTCAGGCATTAGTCAACGCGAATTTGATATAATGCGTGAAGAAATAATTCTCTCTGATATTACCGTTGATAATAGCTCGTGTTTTACAAACCAACATCATATTCAAGATGCCGTGGCTTTCTTTTACAAACCAATACCTCCTACATCTAATGAAACTGTTCTGAGAAAGCtctttttagatttttatactGACAAAGTTCATGGAGCAACAACATATCAATTGGCACAATTTATTAGCAAGCACGCCCCGGTTTACTTGTATAGATTTGATTTAAAACCATTTTCTGATATAGCAAACGAAGGTATACCAGATTGGATTGCAGTTCCTCATAATTTCGATTTAATCTTTGCATTTGGTTTACCTCATTTAGCATTGCCTGAAGATTTATCGAAATGGGACTACAGAGACAAAAGTATATCAGACGTAATCATGAAAATGTGGAGCAATTTTGCATGGTACTCTAATCCGACGAACTCTGGTGTTATTATTCAATGGGACGcatttgaaatagaaaaacctggattttttattatagatagACAGAATTTCACAATGAGTACGACTGccaatgttaattataaagctTTTGAATTCTGGACAGATTTTTATCCAAAGGTAGTGGAAATAGGCACTAAATGTTGCAAGGAGGTTATCGATGATAATGGTTCAGACTCGACGACGAATTCAAAACGGGTAACTTTGTATCTTATAGTGAcatttttcgttttaaaagttttgctCTAG